From the genome of Azospira restricta, one region includes:
- a CDS encoding AsmA family protein — MTRRRWLFWSLPLLHVAALAASEAGGWFFLRAPAEAVLSAQLGREVRIAAPFRLHFRRTLHVDAGGLWVAAPAGFSVPHLIDADGLTLRLRYRDLLALREPSAPLRVAALGARRFDLRLVRLADGRASWQFAAESTRPPPTVERLGVQQGGIVLRDPLLAVDLDSTLAPRDNASPAVVAEISGRLRERPLRARVTLPDGPPRVPTEKAGEPIAVEGQADYAGLHLDFAGTLVADALRGTVAVRGPSLSLLGRLFDTTLPTTAPFRLQGSVARDFGESPQWRITVASARVGRSDLAGEFTYDAAASPPRLDGTLTGRNFVLADLAPAFGTRDADGAVVRPAGGRTLPDRPLDLPSLTRLDAGIAIDLRQVDLGAAFRQPIAPLRARLTLAGGRLTLADIDARSARGRLSGTLAVDASQPRPQWRADLGWDGVRLDRWLKAAQAADDDIRRRGDEAPPPWFTGTLHGRTRLVGHGRSSAELLASLDGRASLSVRDGSLSHLLLEGLGLDVAQGLGLLLRGDDRQPVQCAVIDLEAKRGRVTPRVAVIATPVTVVMVDGSIDFARERLDLRVAAKPQNVSPLTLRSPFHVRGSFADPELAPATAPIAARAAGALGLALLNPLAAILPFIDPGERDPAACSQALAGQVAQAAPTPRP; from the coding sequence ATGACCCGGCGGCGATGGCTTTTCTGGTCGCTGCCGCTGCTGCACGTCGCCGCGCTGGCGGCCAGCGAGGCGGGCGGCTGGTTCTTCCTGCGCGCGCCGGCCGAAGCCGTGCTCAGCGCGCAGCTGGGGCGCGAGGTGCGCATCGCGGCGCCGTTCCGCCTGCATTTCCGCCGCACGCTCCATGTCGACGCGGGCGGCCTGTGGGTCGCCGCGCCCGCCGGCTTTTCCGTTCCGCACCTGATCGACGCCGACGGGTTGACGCTGCGCCTGCGTTATCGCGACCTGCTCGCGCTGCGCGAGCCGAGCGCCCCGCTGCGCGTCGCGGCACTGGGCGCGCGGCGCTTCGACCTGCGCCTGGTCCGCCTCGCGGACGGCCGCGCGAGCTGGCAGTTCGCGGCGGAGTCGACGCGGCCGCCGCCGACGGTCGAGCGCCTGGGCGTGCAGCAGGGCGGGATCGTGCTGCGCGACCCGCTGCTGGCGGTCGACCTCGATTCGACGCTGGCCCCCCGCGACAATGCGTCGCCGGCCGTCGTCGCCGAGATCTCCGGCCGGCTCCGCGAGCGCCCGCTGCGCGCCCGCGTCACCTTGCCCGACGGCCCGCCGCGCGTGCCGACGGAAAAGGCCGGCGAGCCGATCGCGGTCGAGGGCCAGGCCGACTACGCCGGGCTGCATCTCGATTTCGCCGGCACCCTGGTCGCCGACGCGCTGCGCGGGACGGTGGCGGTGCGCGGGCCGTCGCTCAGCCTGCTCGGGCGCCTGTTCGACACGACGCTGCCGACCACCGCGCCCTTCCGCCTGCAGGGCAGCGTCGCCAGGGATTTCGGGGAGTCGCCGCAGTGGCGGATCACGGTGGCCAGCGCCCGGGTCGGCCGGAGCGACCTCGCCGGCGAGTTCACCTACGACGCGGCCGCCAGTCCGCCGCGTCTCGACGGCACGCTCACCGGCCGCAACTTCGTTCTCGCCGACCTGGCGCCGGCCTTCGGCACCCGCGACGCGGACGGCGCCGTCGTGCGCCCGGCCGGCGGCCGCACGCTGCCGGACCGCCCGCTGGACCTGCCCTCGCTGACGCGGCTGGACGCCGGCATCGCCATCGACCTGCGGCAGGTCGACCTGGGTGCTGCCTTCCGCCAGCCGATCGCGCCGCTGCGCGCCCGGCTGACGCTGGCCGGCGGCCGCCTGACGCTGGCCGACATCGACGCGCGCAGCGCCCGGGGGCGCCTCTCCGGCACGCTGGCGGTCGACGCCAGCCAGCCCCGGCCGCAATGGCGCGCCGACCTCGGCTGGGACGGCGTCCGCCTCGACCGCTGGCTGAAGGCGGCGCAGGCCGCCGACGACGACATCCGCCGCCGCGGCGACGAGGCGCCGCCGCCGTGGTTCACCGGCACCCTGCACGGGCGCACGCGGCTGGTCGGCCACGGCCGCTCCAGCGCCGAGCTGCTCGCCTCGCTCGACGGGCGGGCATCGCTGTCGGTGCGCGACGGCAGCCTGTCGCACCTGCTGCTCGAAGGCCTCGGGCTCGACGTCGCGCAGGGGCTGGGCCTGCTGCTGCGCGGCGACGACCGGCAGCCGGTGCAATGCGCGGTGATCGACCTGGAGGCGAAGCGCGGCCGCGTGACGCCGCGCGTGGCCGTGATCGCGACGCCGGTAACGGTGGTGATGGTCGACGGCAGCATCGATTTCGCCCGGGAGCGACTGGACCTGCGCGTCGCCGCCAAGCCGCAGAACGTCTCGCCGCTGACGCTGCGTTCGCCGTTCCACGTGCGCGGCAGCTTCGCCGATCCGGAGCTCGCGCCGGCGACGGCGCCGATCGCCGCCCGCGCCGCCGGCGCGCTGGGCCTCGCGCTGCTCAACCCGCTGGCGGCGATCCTGCCCTTCATCGACCCCGGCGAGCGCGATCCGGCGGCGTGCAGCCAGGCGCTGGCGGGGCAAGTTGCGCAAGCCGCGCCGACGCCCCGGCCGTAG
- a CDS encoding SIR2 family protein has product MDYEQYQAEVTADIADVLAAAKCQPILFVGSGFSKRYADGPNWEELLRQLAEACPQIDKDFAYYKQLYDGDFKKIGSIFTDLYREWAWGNGRSEFPAEYFDAKFPGEVFIKHKIAELLGRLSPIGKGAYGPAELEAEITALKNVRPHAIITTNYDQVIEPLFADYETVIGQQIMRLGYLAIGEIFKIHGCLSEPLSLIFNEADYRKFETDHKYLSAKLLTYFIEHPLVFVGYRADDPNIKDVLADVHHMVGAGPGLIPNIYVLEWDPTLTAASYPARDKVLSVGHDVNIRIKSISASSFEWVFKALGAQGELEKVNTKLLRSLMARSVELVRSDIPKKHVEIDFKTLEHAVNTGENFAKLFGVTTLSDPSQVNLNYKYTLTQVANELGYDYWNRANDLITKIKAETGFDLKASDNAYHIKMRTGMAEGSVTNKYSEACVDLLRAVKDGKKYSLQKQDVEVIKS; this is encoded by the coding sequence ATGGACTATGAACAGTACCAAGCTGAGGTAACCGCTGATATTGCAGACGTACTCGCCGCTGCGAAATGCCAACCTATTCTTTTCGTGGGCTCAGGATTCTCGAAACGCTACGCAGATGGTCCGAACTGGGAGGAGCTGTTAAGGCAACTGGCAGAGGCTTGCCCACAGATCGACAAGGACTTCGCTTATTACAAGCAACTGTACGACGGCGATTTCAAGAAGATTGGTTCGATTTTCACGGATTTGTACCGAGAATGGGCGTGGGGCAATGGTAGGAGCGAATTCCCTGCGGAGTACTTTGACGCGAAATTCCCTGGCGAAGTGTTCATTAAGCACAAGATCGCTGAGCTGTTGGGAAGACTGAGCCCCATCGGAAAGGGCGCTTACGGTCCGGCTGAACTTGAAGCCGAGATAACTGCGCTCAAGAACGTGCGCCCACACGCGATTATCACAACAAACTACGACCAAGTCATCGAACCGCTCTTCGCAGACTACGAGACTGTCATCGGACAGCAAATTATGCGGCTCGGGTATCTTGCCATCGGCGAGATTTTCAAAATTCACGGTTGTCTATCAGAGCCACTATCATTGATTTTTAACGAGGCTGATTACAGGAAGTTTGAAACTGATCACAAGTACCTCAGCGCAAAGCTCCTCACGTATTTCATAGAACATCCGTTGGTATTCGTCGGCTATCGCGCTGATGATCCAAACATCAAGGATGTGCTTGCTGACGTACACCACATGGTCGGCGCTGGGCCGGGTCTGATACCTAACATCTATGTATTAGAGTGGGATCCGACACTGACCGCCGCTTCTTATCCTGCACGTGACAAGGTCTTGTCAGTTGGGCACGACGTGAACATCCGCATCAAGAGCATTAGCGCGAGCTCATTCGAATGGGTATTCAAGGCACTCGGAGCGCAGGGCGAGCTTGAAAAGGTAAATACGAAGCTACTGCGTTCGTTGATGGCTCGTTCGGTTGAACTCGTGCGCAGCGATATTCCGAAGAAGCACGTTGAGATCGACTTTAAGACCCTAGAGCATGCGGTGAACACAGGAGAGAACTTCGCGAAACTCTTTGGCGTCACCACGCTGTCTGATCCGTCACAAGTCAACCTGAACTACAAGTACACGTTGACCCAAGTGGCTAACGAGCTTGGATACGACTACTGGAATCGCGCGAATGACCTGATTACAAAAATCAAGGCTGAAACTGGCTTCGACCTAAAGGCCAGCGACAATGCTTACCACATAAAAATGCGCACCGGAATGGCCGAGGGCAGTGTCACGAACAAGTACTCTGAAGCATGCGTAGATCTGCTTCGAGCAGTCAAAGATGGCAAAAAGTACTCGTTGCAGAAGCAGGATGTTGAGGTTATTAAGTCCTAG
- a CDS encoding VF530 family DNA-binding protein — translation MTDTQKNNPLHGVTLERLLNELVAFYGWQGLGNRIDIRCFNQDPSIASSLKFLRRTPWARERVERLYLDMLEQAARAGKR, via the coding sequence ATGACCGATACGCAGAAAAACAATCCCCTGCACGGGGTGACGCTGGAAAGGCTGTTGAACGAACTGGTTGCCTTCTACGGCTGGCAGGGCCTGGGAAACCGGATCGACATCCGCTGCTTCAACCAGGACCCGAGCATCGCCTCGAGCCTCAAGTTCCTCCGCCGCACGCCATGGGCGCGGGAGCGCGTGGAGAGGCTTTATCTGGACATGCTGGAGCAGGCGGCAAGAGCGGGGAAGAGATGA
- a CDS encoding YkgJ family cysteine cluster protein, with translation MTQNSQKIRFFRRHIPQFECVPGCHDCCGPVTASSEERAQLPARSEAQRAAALAAWVCPYLGEHGCEVYLDRPLICRLFGTTPRLACPNGKAPAVMIDPRLEEAVYKSLAETRQLLI, from the coding sequence ATGACGCAAAACAGCCAGAAGATTCGTTTTTTTCGACGGCACATCCCGCAGTTCGAGTGCGTGCCGGGTTGCCACGACTGTTGCGGCCCGGTCACCGCCTCCAGCGAAGAGCGGGCGCAGCTGCCCGCGAGAAGCGAGGCGCAGCGGGCGGCGGCGCTCGCCGCATGGGTCTGCCCCTATCTCGGCGAGCATGGCTGCGAAGTCTACCTGGATCGCCCGCTGATCTGCCGCCTGTTCGGCACGACGCCCAGGCTCGCCTGCCCGAACGGGAAAGCGCCGGCGGTCATGATCGACCCGCGCCTGGAGGAGGCGGTCTACAAATCCCTGGCCGAGACGCGCCAGCTGCTGATCTAG
- a CDS encoding Fic family protein has product MPAAKEHQHVEWKESWRDEYLKWVCGFANAEGGVLVIGRDDQGVAVGVPEAHRLLQEIPNKVRDVLGIMVDVNLREEAGKELLEIRVDPYPSPISYKGEYHYRSGSTKQELKGAALGRFLLKKQGLHWDGVPLPYVSANDLDARALADFRRQALNSGRLSTEILKEPDPALLDKLHLREGEYLKRAAVLLFHPDPERFVTGAYVKIGFFENNVDLRYQDEVHGGLLAQVNRTIEILQAKYLRAWISYAGLQRIETYPVPEPALREAILNAVVHKDYANATPIQISVYPDKLMIWNPGQLPPEWTVERLLDKHSSLPFNPDVANAFFRAGQIESWGRGIERMLEACQSAGTPAPVLEAAHSGLWVTFAFSASQATGSATGSATGSIESSGDPLHRLLMALGTETLAPSEIQRRLGLRHRPTFRTNYLRPALQKGLVEMTLPDNPGSRLQRYRLTDAGKALWANLTRKESR; this is encoded by the coding sequence ATGCCGGCAGCAAAAGAACACCAGCACGTCGAGTGGAAGGAATCCTGGCGCGACGAGTACCTGAAATGGGTCTGCGGTTTCGCCAACGCCGAGGGCGGCGTGCTGGTGATCGGCCGCGACGACCAGGGCGTCGCCGTCGGCGTGCCGGAGGCGCACCGGCTGCTGCAGGAGATTCCGAACAAGGTGCGCGACGTGCTGGGCATCATGGTCGACGTCAATCTGCGCGAAGAGGCCGGCAAGGAGCTGCTGGAAATCCGCGTCGATCCCTACCCCAGCCCGATCAGCTACAAGGGCGAATACCACTACCGCAGCGGCAGCACCAAGCAGGAGCTGAAGGGCGCGGCGCTGGGCCGCTTCCTCTTGAAGAAGCAGGGGCTGCATTGGGACGGCGTGCCGCTGCCGTATGTCAGCGCCAACGACCTCGATGCGCGGGCGCTGGCCGACTTTCGCCGGCAGGCGCTGAACAGCGGGCGCCTCTCTACGGAAATCCTCAAGGAGCCCGATCCGGCGCTGCTCGACAAGCTGCATTTGCGAGAAGGCGAGTATCTGAAGCGGGCCGCCGTACTGCTCTTCCACCCGGACCCGGAGCGCTTCGTCACCGGCGCCTACGTCAAGATCGGCTTCTTCGAGAACAACGTCGACCTGCGTTATCAGGATGAAGTGCACGGCGGCCTGCTGGCACAGGTCAATCGGACCATCGAAATCCTGCAGGCCAAGTACCTGCGGGCCTGGATTTCCTACGCCGGTCTGCAGCGGATCGAGACCTATCCGGTGCCGGAGCCGGCGCTGCGCGAGGCGATCCTGAACGCGGTCGTGCACAAGGATTACGCCAACGCGACGCCGATCCAGATCAGCGTTTACCCGGACAAACTGATGATCTGGAACCCGGGCCAATTGCCGCCGGAATGGACCGTGGAACGGCTGCTGGACAAGCACTCCTCGCTGCCGTTCAACCCCGATGTAGCCAACGCCTTTTTCCGCGCCGGGCAGATCGAGTCGTGGGGACGCGGCATCGAGCGGATGCTGGAGGCCTGCCAGTCCGCCGGGACGCCAGCGCCGGTGCTGGAGGCAGCGCATTCCGGCTTGTGGGTGACCTTTGCTTTTTCGGCATCGCAGGCGACTGGGTCGGCAACTGGGTCGGCGACTGGGTCGATCGAGTCGTCCGGCGACCCGCTGCATCGCCTGCTTATGGCACTGGGAACGGAAACGCTCGCACCTTCAGAAATCCAGCGGCGGCTGGGGCTGCGGCACCGCCCGACGTTCCGCACGAACTATCTGCGCCCAGCCTTGCAAAAGGGGCTGGTCGAAATGACCCTGCCCGACAACCCTGGCAGCCGTTTGCAGCGCTATCGATTGACCGACGCCGGCAAGGCCTTGTGGGCCAACCTGACGCGAAAGGAATCGCGATGA
- the hflX gene encoding GTPase HflX produces MQRDATENPGTAVVAAVQLPNVSDFEFEASLAELRELAKTLGLQVVHTFTQKRSGFDTTAYLGAGKREEIRRYVHDIPEADEWDAPPEARATAIRPSAQEIDVILVDHEISPSQARNLEKETGCEVMDRTMVILEIFHRNARSRAAKAQVEIARLGYMAPRLREAAKLAGPQGRQRSGVGGRGAGESHTEMDRRKIRDRIAELQLEITAMEAERKTQRARRQERQGGLAGVALVGYTNAGKSTLMRALTGSEVLVANKLFATLDTTVRTLYPESVPRVLVSDTVGFIKNLPHGLVASFKSTLDEALDAELLLHVIDASDPGFERQLEVTDQVLEEIGAHEVPRLRVFNKIDHVGDADEQAAMAAALHEKYPGCIVMSARRPDEVAQLRRRIVAFFQKDLVEAELFLPWSAQQLRKDIYASCEVIEERADEDGAFFRLRGEQATIEVLREQFAEVG; encoded by the coding sequence ATGCAAAGAGACGCCACAGAGAACCCCGGCACCGCCGTCGTCGCCGCCGTGCAGCTGCCGAACGTCAGCGACTTCGAGTTCGAGGCCTCGCTGGCCGAGCTGCGCGAGCTGGCGAAGACGCTCGGCCTGCAGGTCGTGCACACCTTCACGCAGAAGCGTTCCGGCTTCGACACCACGGCCTACCTGGGCGCCGGCAAGCGCGAGGAGATCCGCCGCTACGTGCACGACATCCCCGAGGCCGACGAATGGGACGCGCCGCCGGAGGCGCGCGCAACGGCCATCCGGCCGAGCGCGCAGGAGATCGACGTGATCCTCGTCGACCACGAGATCTCGCCGTCGCAGGCGCGCAACCTGGAGAAGGAGACCGGCTGCGAGGTGATGGACCGGACCATGGTCATCCTCGAAATCTTCCACCGCAACGCGCGCTCGCGCGCCGCCAAGGCGCAGGTGGAGATCGCCCGCCTCGGCTACATGGCGCCGCGCCTGCGCGAGGCGGCCAAGCTGGCCGGCCCGCAGGGGCGGCAGCGCAGCGGCGTCGGCGGCCGCGGCGCCGGCGAATCGCACACCGAGATGGACCGCCGCAAGATTCGCGACCGCATCGCCGAACTGCAGCTCGAAATCACCGCCATGGAAGCCGAGCGCAAGACCCAGCGCGCACGCCGGCAGGAGCGCCAGGGCGGGCTGGCCGGCGTCGCGCTGGTCGGCTACACCAACGCCGGCAAGTCGACGCTGATGCGCGCGCTCACCGGCAGCGAGGTGCTGGTCGCCAACAAGCTGTTCGCCACGCTCGACACCACCGTGCGCACGCTGTACCCGGAGAGCGTGCCGCGCGTGCTGGTCAGCGACACCGTCGGCTTCATCAAGAACCTGCCGCACGGGCTGGTCGCCTCGTTCAAGTCGACGCTCGACGAGGCGCTCGACGCCGAGCTGCTGCTGCACGTGATCGACGCCAGCGACCCCGGCTTCGAACGCCAGCTCGAAGTCACCGACCAGGTGCTGGAAGAGATCGGCGCGCACGAGGTGCCGCGCCTGCGCGTGTTCAACAAGATCGACCATGTCGGCGACGCCGACGAACAGGCCGCGATGGCCGCGGCGCTGCACGAGAAATACCCCGGCTGCATCGTCATGAGCGCCCGCCGCCCGGACGAGGTGGCGCAGCTGCGCCGGCGCATCGTCGCCTTCTTCCAGAAGGATCTGGTCGAGGCCGAGCTGTTCCTGCCGTGGTCGGCGCAGCAGCTGCGCAAGGACATCTATGCGAGTTGCGAGGTGATCGAGGAGCGGGCGGATGAGGATGGGGCGTTCTTCCGACTGCGTGGAGAACAGGCCACCATCGAGGTGCTGCGCGAACAGTTCGCCGAAGTGGGCTGA
- a CDS encoding oxidoreductase: MSNTTPKVWFITGAPRGFGLEVARAALARGDYVAATARRPEAVAAALGAHDRLLSLALDVTSEAQAVAAAEAAVARFGRIDVLLNNAGYGLLGAVEESSADEVEKLFATNVFGLLNVTRAVLPHMRRAGSGHVVNISSIGGYSAYAGWGVYGATKFAVEGLTEALAIELEPLGIHATVVEPGFFRTDFLDRSSLVKTAIEYPDYAATVGEMRALMASANHRQPGDPKKLAEALLVLADSPQPPVRLPLGSDTVAKIADKHRFVDRELEQWLSLAVSTDHDDVAK, from the coding sequence ATGTCCAACACCACCCCCAAAGTCTGGTTCATCACTGGCGCCCCGCGCGGCTTCGGCCTGGAGGTCGCCCGCGCAGCGCTTGCCCGCGGCGACTACGTCGCCGCCACCGCACGCCGGCCGGAAGCCGTCGCCGCCGCGCTCGGCGCGCACGACCGGCTGCTGAGCCTCGCCCTCGACGTCACCTCGGAAGCGCAGGCCGTCGCCGCCGCCGAGGCCGCCGTCGCGCGCTTCGGCCGCATCGACGTGCTGCTCAACAACGCCGGCTACGGCCTGCTCGGCGCCGTCGAGGAATCGAGCGCGGACGAAGTCGAGAAGCTGTTCGCCACCAACGTCTTCGGCCTGCTCAACGTGACCCGCGCGGTGCTGCCCCACATGCGCCGCGCCGGCAGCGGCCACGTCGTGAACATCTCGTCGATCGGCGGCTACTCGGCCTATGCCGGCTGGGGCGTGTATGGTGCCACCAAGTTCGCGGTCGAGGGGCTGACCGAGGCGCTGGCGATCGAACTCGAACCGCTCGGCATCCACGCGACGGTGGTCGAGCCCGGCTTCTTCCGCACCGACTTCCTCGACCGGAGTTCGCTGGTGAAGACGGCGATCGAATACCCCGACTACGCCGCCACGGTCGGCGAGATGCGGGCGCTGATGGCCAGCGCGAACCACCGGCAGCCGGGCGATCCGAAGAAGCTGGCCGAGGCCCTGCTGGTGCTCGCCGACAGCCCGCAGCCGCCGGTGCGCCTGCCGCTCGGCAGCGACACGGTCGCCAAGATCGCGGACAAGCACCGCTTCGTCGACCGGGAGCTGGAGCAGTGGCTGTCGCTCGCCGTGTCGACCGATCACGACGACGTCGCGAAGTAA
- a CDS encoding LysR family transcriptional regulator: MDDLKALSTLARVVEAGSFRQAALELGVAPQATSKTVRQLEAELGVRLLHRTTRKLSLTDEGALLLEQVRPALASIRSAMTEIQSARREVGGTLRVTAPRSVGLHLVLPLVAPFMQEYPELAVDLELEDRFTDIVAEKIDVGFRMGAGMDRNVVARRLMDIQQWVCASPEYIARHGAPKRWSDLAAHRCTGFRHANTGKLMPWEYAEREQMAYTDVAARFATNDVDAEASAVLAGIGIGQIPNYIAAPLIREGRLVHLLTRHTSQRIGLFLYYPQRTHLPQRTRRFIDFAVDRLQAAARAPAGKNSTR, from the coding sequence ATGGATGACCTGAAGGCGCTGTCGACGCTGGCCCGCGTCGTCGAGGCCGGCAGCTTCCGGCAGGCGGCGCTCGAACTCGGCGTGGCGCCGCAGGCGACCAGCAAGACCGTTCGCCAGCTCGAGGCGGAACTGGGGGTGCGGCTGCTGCACCGGACGACGCGCAAGCTGAGCCTCACCGACGAAGGCGCGCTGCTGCTGGAGCAGGTGCGTCCGGCGCTGGCCTCGATCCGCAGCGCGATGACCGAGATCCAGTCCGCCCGCCGCGAGGTCGGCGGCACCCTGCGCGTGACGGCACCGCGCTCGGTCGGGTTGCATCTGGTGCTGCCGCTGGTCGCCCCGTTCATGCAGGAATATCCCGAGCTCGCCGTCGACCTCGAACTGGAGGATCGCTTCACCGACATCGTCGCCGAGAAGATCGACGTCGGCTTCCGCATGGGCGCGGGGATGGATCGCAACGTCGTCGCGCGCCGCCTGATGGACATCCAGCAGTGGGTCTGCGCGTCGCCCGAGTACATCGCGCGGCACGGCGCGCCGAAGCGCTGGTCGGACCTCGCGGCGCACCGCTGCACAGGGTTCCGGCACGCCAACACCGGCAAGCTGATGCCCTGGGAATACGCCGAGCGGGAGCAGATGGCCTATACCGACGTCGCCGCGCGCTTCGCGACCAACGACGTCGACGCCGAGGCGAGTGCCGTGCTCGCCGGCATCGGCATCGGCCAGATTCCGAACTACATCGCCGCGCCGCTGATCCGCGAAGGCCGGCTGGTGCATCTGCTGACGCGGCATACCAGCCAGCGCATCGGCCTGTTCCTCTACTACCCGCAGCGCACCCATCTGCCGCAGCGGACGCGGCGCTTCATCGACTTCGCCGTCGATCGCCTGCAGGCGGCGGCGCGTGCGCCGGCCGGGAAGAATTCGACGCGTTGA
- a CDS encoding class I SAM-dependent methyltransferase: MPCAAAPLPDLLAAAFAARRELLARCAAEGTTAYRLFHGSAEGYGGLSIDRYGDALLVQSFHRPLADGEWQAIEAFYRDAQPGLCAFYNDRSMGNSRVSNLLARDAAKLAAQPRTFSELGVNYRFRARHDGQDPWLFLDLRAARRRVAREAAGRSVLNCFAYTCGVGIAAAVAGASEVVNIDFAESALAVGKENAGLNRIPISVRFIRSDFFAALRQYAGLGQNRVVRGKRLPDFPKLDVRRFDLVFLDPPRYARSAFGVVDLVNDYPAVFKPALLATAEGGTLYCCNNVAEVDRLAWLDQLERSARKAGRPIREAEWILPEADFPSRDGNPPLKVLRLSV; this comes from the coding sequence ATGCCCTGCGCCGCAGCGCCGCTGCCCGACCTGCTGGCGGCGGCCTTCGCCGCCCGCCGCGAGCTGCTCGCCCGCTGCGCCGCCGAAGGCACGACCGCGTACCGGCTGTTTCACGGCAGCGCCGAGGGCTACGGCGGCCTGAGCATCGACCGCTACGGCGACGCGCTGCTCGTGCAGTCCTTCCACCGGCCGCTGGCGGACGGCGAATGGCAGGCGATCGAGGCCTTCTACCGCGACGCGCAGCCGGGCCTCTGCGCCTTCTACAACGACCGCAGCATGGGCAATTCGCGCGTCTCGAACCTGCTCGCCCGCGATGCGGCGAAGCTCGCGGCGCAGCCGCGCACCTTCAGCGAGCTGGGCGTCAACTACCGTTTCCGCGCGCGCCACGACGGCCAGGACCCCTGGCTCTTCCTCGACCTGCGCGCGGCGCGCCGGCGCGTCGCGCGGGAGGCGGCGGGGCGCAGCGTGCTCAACTGCTTCGCCTACACCTGCGGCGTCGGCATCGCCGCCGCGGTGGCCGGCGCCAGCGAGGTCGTCAACATCGACTTCGCCGAATCGGCGCTGGCCGTCGGCAAGGAGAACGCCGGCCTCAACCGCATCCCGATTTCGGTGCGCTTCATCCGCAGCGATTTCTTCGCGGCGCTGCGGCAGTACGCCGGCCTCGGCCAGAACCGGGTCGTCCGCGGCAAGCGGCTGCCCGACTTCCCGAAGCTCGACGTGCGCCGCTTCGACCTCGTCTTCCTCGATCCGCCGCGCTATGCGCGCAGCGCCTTCGGCGTCGTCGACCTGGTCAACGACTATCCGGCGGTCTTCAAGCCGGCGCTGCTGGCGACCGCCGAGGGCGGCACGCTGTACTGCTGCAACAACGTCGCCGAGGTCGACCGGCTGGCCTGGCTCGACCAGCTCGAACGCAGCGCGCGCAAGGCCGGACGGCCGATCCGCGAAGCCGAGTGGATTCTTCCCGAAGCGGATTTCCCGAGCCGCGACGGCAACCCGCCGCTGAAGGTGCTGCGCCTGTCGGTGTAG